A genome region from Bacteroidota bacterium includes the following:
- a CDS encoding T9SS type A sorting domain-containing protein encodes MTQLAKALLICLVAFAPVLAQTPEDIAREAGIGAVEIVDTSPRAQLWADIVAARRAENLALYETLTSQYNHLYANAFSRVAPAPDDPYAVLPGLSNGNGTSNDWGPGDVPISPADILSPLTAGNTKSLRLRVDSLGNKYVAYIASNRDSICVFRSTDQGLSWTRLLNISPGGTTKWHSFDFFVTDSVNNHVLGFTAVRTTAASGYGGQLFWFSCLENGSGFRATGIATRPAGRGHINPAVVSDGYMWSAGLTYWYAAFQNVDSTTGVGNQALASFSTNWGVTWALDTARNSFNDFDLDIDYNFRSDTIGVVLTNDITATNPNLRMQRIPLSGLGTGSTWSQINVANTADPEFGTSFVASRQNNALMVMFTRTQAGVDNIGYATSPTGAWALANWTLDQILQPQANNQQRADLDCQEAQSAFRVAYVSKGPSRDTVIYTSAFNPPFTARQIVNENRNASTSTAPSVAGFRTGAAAFGGGVIYSQLGPTGVFYDGSNIITDVRPTNELPGTFALEQNYPNPFNPSTTIKFSMPQTSEVTLKVYDMLGREVATLVNDVKPMGTYEVTWNAANLASGIYYYRMAAGSFGDVKKLILLK; translated from the coding sequence ATGACACAATTGGCGAAAGCTTTGCTCATCTGTCTAGTTGCTTTCGCTCCCGTGCTTGCCCAAACACCGGAGGACATTGCGCGTGAAGCAGGCATAGGAGCAGTGGAAATTGTCGACACATCCCCCCGAGCGCAACTTTGGGCTGATATTGTTGCGGCCCGCCGCGCCGAAAATCTCGCGCTGTACGAAACCCTCACCTCACAATACAACCACCTGTATGCAAATGCCTTTTCCCGGGTTGCTCCCGCTCCTGACGATCCGTATGCTGTTCTTCCGGGTTTATCAAACGGGAACGGGACATCCAATGATTGGGGTCCGGGAGATGTTCCGATTTCACCTGCGGACATCTTGAGCCCGCTTACAGCCGGAAACACCAAGAGCCTCAGGCTTCGCGTTGATAGTTTGGGAAATAAGTACGTTGCATACATTGCCAGCAACAGGGATTCGATCTGTGTTTTCCGGTCGACTGATCAGGGGCTTTCGTGGACTCGCCTTCTCAATATTTCCCCCGGCGGAACAACAAAGTGGCATTCATTTGATTTTTTTGTCACGGATTCAGTGAACAATCACGTTCTCGGATTTACTGCTGTCCGGACGACTGCAGCGTCGGGATATGGCGGACAGTTGTTCTGGTTTTCCTGTCTTGAGAATGGATCCGGCTTCAGGGCTACCGGAATTGCTACTCGCCCTGCAGGAAGGGGACATATCAATCCCGCAGTTGTTTCCGACGGGTACATGTGGAGCGCCGGATTAACGTACTGGTACGCCGCATTTCAGAACGTGGATTCGACCACCGGTGTCGGCAACCAGGCACTCGCGTCGTTTTCGACAAATTGGGGAGTGACGTGGGCATTGGACACGGCGCGTAACTCGTTCAATGATTTCGATCTTGATATCGACTACAATTTCAGGTCGGACACGATCGGTGTGGTGTTAACGAACGATATCACGGCGACCAACCCGAACCTCCGGATGCAGAGGATTCCGCTCTCGGGTTTGGGAACCGGCTCAACGTGGAGCCAGATCAATGTTGCAAACACAGCGGATCCCGAGTTTGGAACCAGCTTTGTGGCGAGCCGGCAAAACAACGCGCTGATGGTAATGTTTACTCGGACTCAGGCGGGTGTTGATAATATAGGCTATGCCACCAGTCCAACGGGGGCGTGGGCGCTTGCAAACTGGACGTTGGATCAGATTCTCCAGCCTCAAGCCAACAATCAGCAACGTGCGGACCTTGACTGTCAGGAGGCGCAGAGTGCGTTCAGAGTTGCCTACGTGTCGAAGGGGCCGTCGCGCGATACCGTCATTTACACGAGCGCATTCAATCCGCCGTTCACAGCCCGCCAGATTGTGAATGAGAATCGCAACGCCAGCACTTCCACTGCGCCAAGCGTTGCCGGCTTCAGAACCGGGGCGGCTGCATTCGGAGGCGGTGTGATCTACTCGCAACTCGGGCCCACCGGTGTGTTCTATGATGGCTCGAACATTATTACGGATGTACGGCCGACAAACGAATTGCCGGGGACATTCGCGCTTGAGCAGAATTATCCGAATCCGTTTAACCCGTCTACCACAATCAAGTTCAGCATGCCGCAGACGAGTGAAGTGACACTCAAAGTGTACGATATGCTCGGCCGTGAAGTGGCAACACTTGTGAACGACGTGAAGCCGATGGGTACGTATGAGGTGACGTGGAATGCGGCCAATCTCGCCAGCGGCATATACTACTACCGTATGGCAGCCGGGTCGTTCGGTGATGTGAAAAAGCTTATTCTGCTGAAATAA
- a CDS encoding sodium:solute symporter family protein produces the protein MVTFSTVDLLLIAAYFVAVLLIGFLSKSKSEAADFLLAGRSLTLPLFVMTLVSTWYGGILGVGEFSYLYGISNWVVQGVPYYIFALLFALFLARRIRESNLLTIPDKLQQSYDRKTAILGSILTFILTTPAPYVLMLAMLLQLVTGWGYVTCLFIGTISTTVYLYFGGFRADVNTDVFEFVLMFIGFAVIIPFAYDKFGGFDFIQRNVPHLHLTWNGGNSIQFVLVWFFIALWTLVDPAFHQRCYAAKSGEVAQRGILISIIFWFIFDAMTATAGLYARAALPLLDQPVMAFPLLAEVTLPPIAKGMFYIGMLATIMSSLNTLAFISATTLGRDIVWRWKNEGDDSNVARYTKAGLIVTAALSIALSIAIPSVIKLWYTIGTVIVPGLLIPLMASYSKRLRISSGFAFTSMLFGWVGSVTWLLLGWTGEIGNSALYPFEIEPIYPGLLISATVWTAGVLYRERQK, from the coding sequence ATGGTAACATTTTCCACGGTTGACCTTCTGCTGATTGCGGCATACTTTGTCGCGGTTCTTCTTATCGGATTTCTCTCAAAGTCAAAAAGCGAAGCGGCCGATTTTCTGCTTGCAGGTCGTTCGTTGACCCTGCCGCTGTTCGTGATGACGCTTGTGTCAACATGGTACGGTGGCATTCTCGGCGTCGGGGAATTCTCGTATCTCTACGGAATCTCCAACTGGGTTGTGCAAGGAGTGCCGTATTACATCTTTGCCCTCCTGTTTGCGCTGTTTCTTGCCAGGCGTATTCGTGAGTCCAATCTTCTCACCATCCCCGATAAACTCCAGCAATCATACGACCGCAAGACGGCGATATTAGGCTCGATTCTCACATTCATTCTTACAACTCCCGCACCATACGTGCTGATGCTTGCCATGTTGCTGCAACTGGTAACAGGGTGGGGGTACGTGACCTGCTTGTTCATCGGCACAATCTCGACGACGGTATATCTGTACTTCGGCGGATTCCGGGCGGATGTGAATACTGATGTGTTCGAGTTTGTTCTCATGTTCATCGGCTTCGCAGTAATCATTCCGTTCGCCTACGACAAGTTCGGCGGGTTCGATTTCATTCAACGAAATGTTCCGCATCTGCATCTGACATGGAACGGCGGGAATTCGATTCAGTTCGTGTTGGTGTGGTTCTTCATTGCGTTGTGGACGCTGGTGGATCCGGCATTTCACCAACGATGCTATGCTGCAAAGTCAGGAGAAGTCGCGCAACGGGGTATTCTCATATCTATCATCTTTTGGTTCATCTTCGATGCGATGACAGCAACAGCAGGATTGTACGCCCGTGCCGCGCTTCCTCTGCTTGATCAACCCGTTATGGCGTTTCCTCTTCTCGCCGAAGTAACGCTCCCTCCAATTGCGAAGGGGATGTTCTACATCGGGATGCTTGCCACAATCATGTCGAGCCTCAACACGTTGGCATTCATCTCCGCAACGACATTGGGGCGTGATATTGTGTGGAGGTGGAAGAATGAGGGCGATGACTCGAACGTTGCGCGCTACACGAAGGCCGGGCTCATAGTTACCGCCGCGCTTTCAATAGCGTTGAGTATTGCGATCCCCTCCGTCATCAAGCTTTGGTACACGATCGGGACGGTTATCGTGCCGGGTCTGTTGATTCCGCTGATGGCGAGCTATTCTAAAAGGTTGAGGATATCGTCCGGTTTTGCATTTACGTCAATGCTGTTCGGCTGGGTCGGCTCGGTAACATGGCTGCTCCTTGGATGGACGGGGGAAATTGGAAACTCTGCACTGTATCCGTTTGAAATTGAGCCAATCTACCCGGGGCTGTTGATTTCTGCAACAGTGTGGACGGCCGGAGTACTTTACCGGGAGAGGCAGAAATGA